AATTGTGGTCTGTAAAAGATAAATACTTGGACCAGCCAAAAATACAAAAATCAGCAACAGCAGGGCAAGCAACAAATTCAGCTCGGCCAGACGCTTCACACCTTTATCCAGACCAAAAAACACTGACAAGGCGGCCATGCTACTGACCACAATAATCAGGACAATCTGGGTACTCGGCTGCTGCTCAATACCAAACAGATAATTCAGGCCCGAGTTGATCTGGGTTACCCCGAATCCCAAGGTGGTGGCGACACCAAAAATTGTGCCGATGGTGGCAAAAGTATCGACTCCATCTCCAATTGGTCCATAAATTCTGTTGCCAATCAGTGGATATAAAGCGGAACGGATTTTTAAGGGCAAATTATGCCGGTAAGCAAAATAGGCCAGTGCCAGACCGACCAGGGTATAGACGGCCCAGGCATGCAGCCCCCAATGGAAGAAAGTAATTCGCATCGATTGCTGGGCAGCCGCCAGTGTTTGAGGCTCACCAATCGGTGGCGTGACATAATGCATGACCGGTTCTGCAACGCCAAAGAACATGAGTCCGATACCCATGCCGGCGGTAAACAGCATCGCGAACCAGGAACCACTATGATAGGCGGGCTGGCTATGATCAGGTCCAAGCTTGATTTTCCCCATATCGGACAGCGCAATATAAATCAACACAATCAGGAAAATAGCCACGGATAACACATAAAACCAGCTAAATGAAGAGGTAATCCACTGATTTAACTGTTGCGTGAGTCCTTGAAAAGTATCCGGCGCAAAGAGTACCAGTCCCAGAAAAATGGCAATAATGACCACGGTACTGACAAAGACATTCGGGTTGACATTAGCCAGCCAGGAAGATGGTTTGGAAGACATATATCCCTCTTTTTTTCAATCTATGGAAAGAGCGAGAGACTCAAATAATTATTTGCAAGTAAAAACTATGAGAGAAATAAATAGAGTGTATTGATAATTCCTGTAGCTCGGCAACAACGCATATTCTTTCTGCTTTTCGCGCCAAGCATTTATGAAATATCAATAGACCCTAATATAAAGGCAGATAAATAAAATCAATTTGAATCCGGCCTTATTTTAAAATAGGGTGAAAAATAAAGCCGTCAGCTTAATGTAACAAGAAAATCAAACCTGTCAGGCTTTACAGAGCGGTGTTTTTATCCTGTTTTTGCTATTTTTTCTTGGGGGGGATATAGGCAATATATTGTAAGGCAATCAATCGTGAAACGATCAGCGCCAGATACATCACCCCAAAAAACATCTGGATAATTGCCAGCATACGGGCAATCGGGCTAACCGGCATCAGGTCAGATAAACCGGTGGCGGACTGGACACTAAAACTCAGGAACAGTAAATCCAGCCAGGGTTGATAGGCATGTAAATCGGGATGTGCAAAACTGTAGGGCACCAGCAACTGGCAAATGCTATATAAAAAGGCAAAGCCCCAAGCCAGCAAGGTAAAGACTGCCCCTGCGGCAAACAGCTCATCTTTGGTCAGATAACGATCATGAAACATATAGCTCAACAGGCCATAAGCTGCACTAAAATAAGCACTGGCTTCAAACAGGTTGGCCGTGATATGAATCCAGTTATCCTGGATCCCCAAAGCAATTAAGGAAGAAAAGAAAATCGCACCTGCGACAAAGGTCAGCCCTAAAATCGTAAACATCGGGGTCTGTCGAATGACTTTGGCAATGACCAGCAGCACCAGAACTCCAAGCACCCAGGTAACAGCACGATAGGATACACTTTCATAGGCCAGCACCGATAGGATCAAAATCAGCAATTGCAAACAGAGCAGCCATGCAGATGGCAAGTGCTCAAATGTTGCCCAGAATCGTCTTAATGCCTGCTTCATACTGCCCTTCTTCTTGGAATTCATATTCGCAATTTAATTATTATCAGCCTCAACATAGCATGCAGCAGGTTTATGAGTGTTTAACAATTTGTATGAAAATTACTGAAAACCGCTCTACGCCATGCTTTTATTTTTTTGCCTATAAAGTCGTTGCGAAAAAAACTGACTGTATTGCAGGCCATAAAAAAAGCCCCGGATGGGGCTTTTTTAGGATGAACCGATCTTAGTGATCAGAAGCACCCGAGATACCGATACCGGTTTGTGAACGTACAAACTGGGCATCGAAAGCTTTGCGCTCTGCTTGTGCCTGAGCTGAGTTATCTGTGACTGAGAACAACCAGCAGCACAAGAAAGACAATGGCATTGCAAATAATGCAGGACCGTTAAATGGAACCACTGGAGTATCCGAGATGCCTAAAGTATCTACCCATACTGCTTTAGACAGCACAATCAAGGTTACTGCGGTTACCAGACCTGCAACACCACCAATCACCGCACCACGTGTCGTCAAGCCTTTCCAGAACATGGACAATACCAGTACCGGGAAGTTGGCACATGCCGCCACCGAGAATGCCAGACCGACCATGAAGGCGACGTTTTGTTTCTCGAACAGAATCCCGAGAATCATCGCGAAGATCGCCAGACCTAAAGTTGCAAGCTTAGACATACGTAGTTCAGACTCAGGCGTAGTTTGGCCTTTCTTCAACACGTTGGCATACAGGTCATGCGAAATTGCTGAAGCACCAGACAGGGTCAGGCCCGCAACAACCGCAAGAATGGTCGCAAATGCTACTGCAGAAATGAAGCCCATGAACAGGTCGCCACCCACTGCATCAGACAGATGAACCGCCGCCATGTTATTACCACCTACAAGCTCTAACTTGCCAGTGATCGCCATTTTCGCAACATCCAGGAATTGCGGGTTATTCGATACATACAGGATCGCACCGAAACCGATAATAAAGGTCAGCAGGTAGAAGTAACCGATAAAACCTGTTGCCACAACCACTGATTTACGTGCTTCTTTGGCATCTTTTACCGTGAAGAAACGCATCAGGATATGTGGAAGACCAGCAGTACCGAACATCAGCGCCAGACCTAAAGAAATCGCATCAATCGGGTTAGATGCCAGGCTTCCTGGACCCATGATTTTGGTTGCATCTGCCAGGCTCAGGTCATGTACTTTTGAATACACGCCAATCGCCTGTTCAAACATGTTGGTAAAGCTGAAGCCTACGCCTTTCATGACCATGAACGCCATGAAAGTAGCACCAGACAGCAGCATGACCGCTTTAATGATCTGTACCCAGGTCGTTGCCAGCATGCCACCGAACATTACATAGGCCATCATCAGCAAGCCGACAATCACCACAGCAAGGTTATAGTTCAAACCGAACAGCAGCTTGATCAGCTGACCTGCACCCACCATCTGGGCGATCAGGTAGAAGGCTACCACTACCAATGAACTCATGGCGGCTAAAGTACGCACCGGTTTTTCCTGTAAACGGAAAGACACTACGTCAGACAGGTTATATTTACCCAAGTTACGCAGACGCTCTGCCACCAGGAATAATACGATTGGCCAGCCCACCATAAAACCAAGTGAATATAACAAGCCATCAAAACCTGACA
The nucleotide sequence above comes from Acinetobacter sp. 10FS3-1. Encoded proteins:
- a CDS encoding ion channel translates to MKQALRRFWATFEHLPSAWLLCLQLLILILSVLAYESVSYRAVTWVLGVLVLLVIAKVIRQTPMFTILGLTFVAGAIFFSSLIALGIQDNWIHITANLFEASAYFSAAYGLLSYMFHDRYLTKDELFAAGAVFTLLAWGFAFLYSICQLLVPYSFAHPDLHAYQPWLDLLFLSFSVQSATGLSDLMPVSPIARMLAIIQMFFGVMYLALIVSRLIALQYIAYIPPKKK
- a CDS encoding cation acetate symporter: MKWNSLIALAATAVGSGMAMAGPDLGAAEQQATNWHAIIMFVIFVGATLFITKWAAKQTTNTKDFYTAGGGISGFQNGLAIAGDYMSAASFLGISAMVFLSGFDGLLYSLGFMVGWPIVLFLVAERLRNLGKYNLSDVVSFRLQEKPVRTLAAMSSLVVVAFYLIAQMVGAGQLIKLLFGLNYNLAVVIVGLLMMAYVMFGGMLATTWVQIIKAVMLLSGATFMAFMVMKGVGFSFTNMFEQAIGVYSKVHDLSLADATKIMGPGSLASNPIDAISLGLALMFGTAGLPHILMRFFTVKDAKEARKSVVVATGFIGYFYLLTFIIGFGAILYVSNNPQFLDVAKMAITGKLELVGGNNMAAVHLSDAVGGDLFMGFISAVAFATILAVVAGLTLSGASAISHDLYANVLKKGQTTPESELRMSKLATLGLAIFAMILGILFEKQNVAFMVGLAFSVAACANFPVLVLSMFWKGLTTRGAVIGGVAGLVTAVTLIVLSKAVWVDTLGISDTPVVPFNGPALFAMPLSFLCCWLFSVTDNSAQAQAERKAFDAQFVRSQTGIGISGASDH